From the genome of Oncorhynchus tshawytscha isolate Ot180627B linkage group LG31, Otsh_v2.0, whole genome shotgun sequence, one region includes:
- the LOC112229440 gene encoding transformer-2 protein homolog alpha isoform X2 — translation MSDLEDGHFDGRDSRSPSKSDRGSPVRVKSESRSGSPSPSRVAKHSESRSRSKSRSHSRRHSNRRYSRSRSPTNRKKSRSYSPEYRKKKSQSASPNRRHPSSRSHDFRKETFSQGAGGGEDARANPDPNQCLGVFGLSLYTTEKDLREVFGRYGPLAGVNVVYDQRTGRSRGFAFVYFERIADSKEAMERANGMELDGRRIRVDFSITKRAHTPTPGIYMGRPTHNGGGGERNNGGGSGGGGRRGRDSYDRYDDRRGGGYDRGYDRGYDRGDRGYDRYDEYDKYSRRRSPSPYYSRYRSRSRSRSYSPRRY, via the exons ATGAGTGACCTAGAGGATGGACACTTTGATGGACGA GACTCTCGCTCCCCATCCAAATCGGACCGTGGCAGTCCTGTTCGGGTCAAGTCGGAGAGCAGATCCGGGTCGCCGAGCCCATCCCGGGTCGCCAAACACTCAGAGTCTCGGTCCCGCTccaagtccag GTCTCACTCTCGTAGGCACTCTAACCGCCGGTACAGCCGCTCTCGCTCCCCCACCAACCGGAAGAAGTCCCGCTCCTACAGCCCGGAATACCGGAAGAAGAAGAGCCAGAGTGCATCACCTAACCGCCGCCACCCCAGCAGCAGG AGCCATGACTTCAGAAAAGAGACATTCAGTCAGGGAGCGGGAGGTGGTGAGGATGCCAGG GCGAACCCTGACCCCAACCAGTGTCTGGGGGTGTTTGGCCTGAGCTTGTACACCACGGAGAAGGACCTGAGGGAGGTATTTGGCCGGTACGGCCCTTTGGCTGGGGTTAATGTGGTCTACGACCAGCGCACCGGGCGCTCCCGTGGCTTCGCCTTCGTCTACTTCGAGAGGATCGCCGATTCCAAGGAG GCAATGGAGCGGGCCAACGGTATGGAGCTGGATGGGAGACGCATTAGAGTGGACTTCTCTATCACCAAGAGGGCCCACACCCCTACGCCTGGTATCTACATGGGCCGACCCACGCA TAATGGTGGTGGGGGGGAGCGAAACAATGGTGGTGGCAgcggtggtggagggaggaggggacgggACTCGTACGACCGATACGACGATCGACGTGGTGGCGGGTACGACCGTGGATACGACCGTGGATACGACCGGGGAGACCGGGGATATGACAGATATGACGAGTATGACAAGTACAG TCGCAGGCGCTCTCCCTCaccctactacagtagatacaggTCACGCTCCAGGTCTCGCTCATACAGCCCAC GACGATACTAA
- the LOC112229440 gene encoding transformer-2 protein homolog alpha isoform X1: MSDLEDGHFDGRDSRSPSKSDRGSPVRVKSESRSGSPSPSRVAKHSESRSRSKSRSHSRRHSNRRYSRSRSPTNRKKSRSYSPEYRKKKSQSASPNRRHPSSRSHDFRKETFSQGAGGGEDARANPDPNQCLGVFGLSLYTTEKDLREVFGRYGPLAGVNVVYDQRTGRSRGFAFVYFERIADSKEAMERANGMELDGRRIRVDFSITKRAHTPTPGIYMGRPTHNGGGGERNNGGGSGGGGRRGRDSYDRYDDRRGGGYDRGYDRGYDRGDRGYDRYDEYDKYSRRRSPSPYYSRYRSRSRSRSYSPPHWNRADRERCQAN, translated from the exons ATGAGTGACCTAGAGGATGGACACTTTGATGGACGA GACTCTCGCTCCCCATCCAAATCGGACCGTGGCAGTCCTGTTCGGGTCAAGTCGGAGAGCAGATCCGGGTCGCCGAGCCCATCCCGGGTCGCCAAACACTCAGAGTCTCGGTCCCGCTccaagtccag GTCTCACTCTCGTAGGCACTCTAACCGCCGGTACAGCCGCTCTCGCTCCCCCACCAACCGGAAGAAGTCCCGCTCCTACAGCCCGGAATACCGGAAGAAGAAGAGCCAGAGTGCATCACCTAACCGCCGCCACCCCAGCAGCAGG AGCCATGACTTCAGAAAAGAGACATTCAGTCAGGGAGCGGGAGGTGGTGAGGATGCCAGG GCGAACCCTGACCCCAACCAGTGTCTGGGGGTGTTTGGCCTGAGCTTGTACACCACGGAGAAGGACCTGAGGGAGGTATTTGGCCGGTACGGCCCTTTGGCTGGGGTTAATGTGGTCTACGACCAGCGCACCGGGCGCTCCCGTGGCTTCGCCTTCGTCTACTTCGAGAGGATCGCCGATTCCAAGGAG GCAATGGAGCGGGCCAACGGTATGGAGCTGGATGGGAGACGCATTAGAGTGGACTTCTCTATCACCAAGAGGGCCCACACCCCTACGCCTGGTATCTACATGGGCCGACCCACGCA TAATGGTGGTGGGGGGGAGCGAAACAATGGTGGTGGCAgcggtggtggagggaggaggggacgggACTCGTACGACCGATACGACGATCGACGTGGTGGCGGGTACGACCGTGGATACGACCGTGGATACGACCGGGGAGACCGGGGATATGACAGATATGACGAGTATGACAAGTACAG TCGCAGGCGCTCTCCCTCaccctactacagtagatacaggTCACGCTCCAGGTCTCGCTCATACAGCCCAC CACATTGGAACAGAGCGGATCGGGAGCGCTGTCAAGCCAACTGA
- the LOC112229441 gene encoding coiled-coil domain-containing protein 126, whose amino-acid sequence MLGRNMSQKLSVLLIIMGLAWGLMLLLYTGQQQHHQSSGELHQQILELSRRYVKVLTEENRNAPGGPQGTSMAGYADLKRTIAVLLDDILTRLVKLEGKIELVANTSVTNSSHLAVGALASAPVALHKATKQDTPGNHHLESAHISPYTPSRPRPGV is encoded by the exons ATGCTGGGGAGGAACATGTCCCAGAAGCTGAGCGTGCTGCTGATCATCATGGGGCTGGCGTGGGGGCTCATGTTGCTGCTCTACACCGGGCAGCAGCAACACCACCAGAGCAGTGGCGAGCTGCATCAACAGATCCTGGAGCTGAGCCGGCGCTATGTCAAGGTGCTAACCGAGGAGAACCGGAACGCACCGGGAGGCCCGCAGGGCACCTCCATGGCTGGTTACG ctgatCTGAAGAGGACCATAGCGGTGTTGTTGGATGACATCCTGACACGCCTGGTCAAGCTGGAGGGGAAGATTGAGCTGGTGGCCAACACTTCAGTCACTAACTCCTCCCATCTTGCTGTGGGTGCCCTGGCCTCAGCTCCAGTTGCCTTACACAAAGCCACCAAGCAGGACACGCCAGGCAACCACCACCTGGAATCCGCTCACATCTCTCCATACACACCCAGCAGACCTCGGCCAGGGGTATAG